The Spirosoma foliorum genome has a window encoding:
- a CDS encoding sensor histidine kinase — MGTWLRAHRIHVLIGIALVILPLFYFGYNGVSWSPLRPHEHLVQNGLAYIFFVLFSYLNYTVFVPRWFLAKRYRQYAIVVISCILAAVYLPYRIEQWAFFKVPTENTLQAWARQIFVEEMMLVGPSGPPFESRPDEPERSFEPGDGKSRPHRFGKPPRPPFGERRDNHAGPPFTLLLPVKLGIFFLLGSLSTLISISFQTASRLHQVENDQLQAELRQLKAQIQPHFLFNTLNSIYALAIRQDERTADTIVKLSEFMRYIIRDAHRDKVALAKEINYIANYIDLQKARLRDAVQINYQLEGNERQLEIAPLLLFSFIENAFKYGVSPDEDSKIDVHLTIEGSSLHLYVANKKVQIISFENSTGVGLQNARERLRLLYPHAHQLTIDDTLTDFHVHLSLTLS; from the coding sequence ATGGGAACCTGGTTAAGAGCGCATCGCATCCATGTATTGATCGGAATTGCCCTGGTAATTCTACCACTATTTTATTTTGGATACAATGGGGTAAGCTGGTCTCCACTACGACCGCACGAACATCTAGTGCAGAATGGGCTAGCTTACATTTTCTTTGTCCTGTTCTCTTATTTAAATTATACTGTATTTGTACCCCGCTGGTTTCTGGCCAAACGGTATCGTCAGTATGCGATTGTTGTCATCAGCTGCATCTTAGCCGCCGTTTATCTTCCATATCGGATTGAGCAATGGGCTTTCTTCAAAGTACCAACAGAAAATACATTGCAAGCCTGGGCTCGCCAAATCTTTGTGGAGGAAATGATGCTGGTAGGCCCCTCAGGCCCCCCGTTTGAGTCGCGACCTGATGAGCCTGAACGCTCGTTTGAACCAGGCGATGGAAAATCTAGACCACATCGGTTTGGCAAACCTCCCCGGCCTCCATTTGGCGAACGCCGTGATAATCACGCTGGCCCTCCGTTTACGCTGCTTCTGCCTGTGAAGCTAGGCATCTTTTTCTTACTAGGCAGTCTGAGTACCCTTATTTCTATTTCCTTTCAGACCGCCAGTCGACTACATCAGGTTGAAAATGATCAATTACAGGCGGAGCTTCGCCAGCTCAAAGCCCAGATTCAACCGCATTTTCTGTTCAATACGCTCAATAGTATTTACGCCTTAGCCATTCGGCAGGATGAGCGAACCGCCGATACGATTGTGAAGCTCTCGGAATTCATGCGCTACATCATTCGCGATGCGCACCGGGATAAAGTAGCGCTGGCCAAGGAGATCAATTACATCGCGAACTATATCGATCTCCAAAAAGCCCGACTTCGCGATGCGGTTCAGATTAACTATCAGTTGGAGGGCAATGAGAGGCAGTTAGAAATTGCGCCCTTACTGCTGTTCTCCTTTATTGAAAACGCATTTAAATACGGGGTGAGTCCGGATGAAGACTCCAAAATTGACGTCCATCTGACAATAGAGGGAAGCAGCCTACACCTCTATGTCGCGAATAAAAAGGTACAGATCATCTCGTTCGAAAATTCAACAGGCGTGGGCTTACAAAATGCCCGAGAGCGGTTACGGCTTTTGTATCCACATGCCCATCAGCTAACCATCGACGATACTCTGACTGATTTTCATGTCCATTTAAGCCTGACATTATCTTGA
- a CDS encoding LytR/AlgR family response regulator transcription factor, with amino-acid sequence MKAIALDDERPALDIIDAFCSRIDSVDLAKTFTRTGEARLYLETNPVDLIFLDINMPKESGLDFFKSITQQTLVIFTTAYSEYALESYEVEAVDYLLKPYTFERFTKAIQRAQTRWRALQQTNGNSLPGAEQAHLFFRADYGLVKVTVSDILFIEGLDNYLKVHVKEGPPVVLRLTLKAMLEKLPAEKFIRVHRSFIVPIDKIQSIRGRMILIDDEEIPIGSSYEKEFFSLFMK; translated from the coding sequence ATGAAAGCCATTGCTCTCGACGACGAACGCCCTGCCCTGGATATCATTGACGCTTTCTGTAGCCGAATTGATTCTGTTGATCTGGCCAAAACTTTCACCCGCACTGGCGAAGCTCGCTTGTATCTGGAAACGAACCCCGTCGATCTAATTTTTTTAGACATCAATATGCCGAAGGAATCGGGACTGGATTTTTTTAAATCCATCACCCAGCAAACCCTCGTTATTTTCACGACGGCCTATAGCGAGTATGCGTTGGAAAGCTACGAAGTAGAAGCTGTTGATTATCTGCTAAAACCCTACACGTTCGAGCGGTTTACGAAAGCGATACAGCGCGCCCAAACACGATGGCGGGCGCTTCAGCAAACAAATGGCAACAGTCTTCCAGGAGCAGAGCAGGCACATCTTTTCTTCCGGGCTGATTACGGTCTGGTGAAAGTGACCGTGTCGGATATATTGTTTATTGAAGGGCTGGATAACTATCTGAAGGTTCATGTAAAAGAGGGGCCACCCGTGGTTTTACGACTTACGTTAAAAGCCATGCTGGAAAAGTTGCCTGCTGAAAAATTCATTCGCGTTCACCGGTCGTTTATTGTCCCGATCGACAAAATTCAGTCGATTCGGGGGCGTATGATTCTGATCGATGATGAGGAAATTCCCATCGGAAGCAGCTATGAAAAAGAGTTTTTTAGCCTGTTCATGAAATAA